In uncultured Cohaesibacter sp., a genomic segment contains:
- a CDS encoding TonB-dependent receptor, whose translation MSRMLLVALAASTMFQPVGKSLAQDASEEVNSANVLDRIVVSAGTAKVAIDTPQAVTVLNQEDIDEAQPDTLGDLFKFVPGVTATGADSALGQSFNIRGIGSAESTGESKIIMQIDGVNKFYEQYRMGSYFLDPELLKSVEVLRGPASSTLYGSGALGGVVSMTTKDASDFLKEGQTWAAKAKLSGSSNNEGLTTSGTYATRIGEAFEVLASGSWRRTSDYEDGDGNEIDGTGNAALSGLVNAKYRFGADLEQYIRLSGMQFYSDGDNQRYIQTGASGYDWGNLDRTVSDTTFSMEYGNPFSGNKWLDMKVNLGFSDTTVEQENYDSIYASSFGNESEYGYRTYSAKVENTADLSSGDFFQNYLTVGSEYSYQERTASLVYSGASSSIGYHPEGTQQKVSGFAQSEMVFGDRLTVIPGVRYDYFMNEPGSDVDGTDENQGAVSPKLAAMFSVTDYFSLFGSVAYTERAATLDELYSSSAASRRGSVTIPARTASLDLDPEKSTNFEGGFALNFDDLLGADRLTAKVTAFQNNVRDLIEENTSGPTYYHNVSKAKIYGVELEANYVSDLFFARAAYSATRGKNETTSEALDTVAADTLSTSVGFVLPQHDLKLSWDSVFAADQEKVSSSGARTGGYGVHGISASWTPDEGTFAGIETRFAVENVFDRDYREHLSNEEASGRTFKLTLSKSFGG comes from the coding sequence ATGAGCAGAATGCTGTTGGTGGCGTTGGCTGCGTCCACAATGTTTCAACCTGTTGGCAAGAGTCTGGCGCAAGATGCCAGCGAAGAAGTGAATTCGGCCAACGTGCTTGACCGGATCGTTGTGAGTGCGGGTACGGCCAAGGTGGCGATTGATACACCGCAGGCGGTAACGGTGTTGAATCAGGAAGATATCGATGAGGCTCAACCGGATACTCTGGGCGACCTGTTCAAGTTCGTTCCCGGCGTGACGGCCACCGGAGCCGACAGTGCCCTTGGCCAGAGCTTCAATATCCGTGGTATCGGGTCGGCGGAAAGCACCGGCGAATCCAAGATCATCATGCAGATTGACGGGGTTAACAAATTCTACGAGCAATATCGCATGGGGTCCTATTTCCTTGATCCCGAATTGCTCAAGAGTGTGGAAGTGTTGCGCGGTCCTGCTTCTTCTACCCTTTATGGGTCCGGCGCACTGGGCGGCGTGGTTTCCATGACCACCAAGGACGCATCCGACTTCCTCAAGGAAGGCCAGACATGGGCGGCAAAGGCAAAGCTTTCCGGCAGCAGCAACAATGAAGGGCTTACCACCTCGGGCACCTATGCCACCCGCATCGGCGAGGCATTCGAAGTGCTGGCTTCGGGCTCATGGCGCAGAACATCCGACTATGAAGATGGTGATGGCAACGAAATTGACGGCACCGGCAATGCGGCCCTCTCGGGGTTGGTCAATGCCAAATATCGCTTCGGGGCCGATCTGGAGCAATATATTCGCCTCAGTGGCATGCAATTCTATTCGGACGGTGACAATCAGCGTTATATCCAGACAGGCGCGTCCGGTTATGACTGGGGCAATCTTGATCGCACGGTTTCGGATACCACATTCTCGATGGAATATGGCAATCCGTTCAGCGGCAACAAATGGCTCGACATGAAGGTCAATCTCGGATTTTCCGACACCACAGTCGAGCAGGAAAATTACGATTCCATCTATGCCTCCTCGTTCGGCAACGAGTCCGAATATGGCTATCGCACCTATAGTGCCAAGGTCGAGAATACGGCGGATCTGTCAAGCGGCGACTTTTTCCAGAATTATCTGACCGTGGGCAGCGAATATTCTTATCAGGAGCGCACCGCATCTCTGGTCTATAGCGGCGCGAGCAGCTCCATCGGCTATCATCCTGAAGGCACGCAGCAGAAAGTCAGCGGCTTTGCCCAGTCCGAAATGGTATTTGGCGATCGCCTGACGGTGATCCCCGGTGTTCGCTATGATTATTTCATGAATGAACCGGGATCGGATGTTGATGGTACTGATGAAAATCAGGGTGCCGTTTCGCCGAAACTGGCGGCGATGTTCTCGGTCACGGACTATTTCTCGCTGTTCGGCTCGGTTGCCTATACGGAACGGGCGGCAACGCTTGACGAGCTTTATTCCAGCTCGGCTGCCAGCCGTCGTGGTTCGGTCACCATTCCGGCGCGGACGGCAAGTCTGGATCTCGATCCGGAGAAATCCACCAACTTCGAAGGCGGCTTTGCGCTCAATTTCGATGATCTTTTGGGTGCCGACCGTCTGACAGCCAAGGTCACCGCATTCCAGAATAATGTGCGTGATCTGATCGAGGAAAATACCAGCGGGCCGACCTATTATCACAATGTTTCCAAGGCCAAGATCTATGGTGTTGAACTTGAGGCCAACTATGTCTCGGATCTGTTCTTTGCCCGTGCCGCCTATTCGGCAACGCGCGGCAAGAATGAGACCACGAGCGAGGCTCTGGATACTGTGGCCGCAGATACCCTTTCCACCTCGGTCGGTTTCGTTCTGCCCCAGCATGATCTGAAACTCTCCTGGGACAGCGTCTTTGCTGCCGATCAGGAAAAGGTCTCCTCTTCAGGGGCGCGTACCGGAGGATATGGTGTTCATGGCATTTCCGCCAGCTGGACGCCGGATGAAGGCACCTTTGCCGGTATTGAAACCCGCTTTGCCGTCGAGAATGTCTTTGATCGGGACTATCGCGAGCATCTCTCCAACGAAGAGGCCTCCGGTCGGACGTTCAAGCTGACCCTGAGCAAAAGCTTCGGAGGTTGA
- a CDS encoding hemin uptake protein HemP — translation MTATDLYGGGTFAPSQLPLVDSEILFGDSREIQISHRGEIYRLRITAQQKLILTK, via the coding sequence ATGACCGCGACCGACCTTTACGGTGGAGGCACATTCGCCCCATCCCAATTGCCCCTCGTCGATTCGGAAATCCTGTTTGGCGACAGTCGCGAAATCCAGATTTCCCATCGCGGTGAAATTTATCGCCTGCGCATAACCGCCCAGCAAAAGCTGATCCTCACCAAATAG
- a CDS encoding heme ABC transporter ATP-binding protein codes for MTSLTMPKQAVAARSRIVTRFDVEDASLMLGKKPILHSLSLSLSASELTVIIGPNGAGKSTFLKMLTGDYRPSRGSVCFEGVALSSLNLQQMAQRRAVMAQSSHLAFPFTVLEVVRLGAEVSAKGADAVARRAFDALARVDMAHHAGSPYQALSGGEQQRVQLARTLAQVWEPTCEAGANFLFLDEPISNLDIRHQVDIMEQARRYVDAGGGCITVLHDLNIAAMFAHRLLVFKKGRIVADGAPEDILTDDLMEEVFNIPLRVNRPPHVPSAYILPQSLKRA; via the coding sequence ATGACTTCTCTCACCATGCCCAAGCAGGCAGTTGCCGCCCGATCGCGCATTGTTACGCGCTTTGATGTTGAAGATGCCTCTCTGATGTTGGGCAAGAAGCCGATTCTGCATTCTCTCTCGCTCTCGCTTTCCGCCTCCGAACTGACGGTGATCATCGGGCCAAATGGTGCGGGAAAATCGACCTTTCTGAAAATGCTGACCGGTGATTATCGCCCCAGCAGGGGCTCTGTCTGTTTCGAGGGCGTGGCGCTTTCCTCGCTCAACTTGCAGCAAATGGCGCAGCGCCGTGCGGTGATGGCTCAATCGAGCCATCTGGCTTTTCCCTTCACCGTGCTGGAAGTGGTGCGGTTGGGGGCAGAAGTCAGCGCCAAGGGCGCGGATGCGGTTGCGCGCCGGGCGTTTGATGCGCTGGCGCGAGTGGATATGGCGCATCATGCGGGCAGTCCCTATCAGGCACTATCGGGCGGTGAACAGCAGCGGGTGCAGCTTGCCCGCACTCTGGCGCAGGTCTGGGAGCCTACCTGCGAGGCGGGGGCCAATTTCCTGTTTCTCGATGAACCGATTTCCAATCTCGATATTCGTCATCAGGTCGATATCATGGAGCAGGCCCGGCGCTATGTTGATGCGGGCGGCGGCTGCATCACGGTGTTGCATGACCTCAATATCGCGGCGATGTTCGCCCATCGCCTGCTGGTTTTCAAGAAGGGGCGCATTGTTGCCGATGGGGCGCCAGAGGACATTCTGACCGATGATTTGATGGAAGAGGTCTTCAATATTCCGTTGCGGGTCAACAGGCCGCCACATGTGCCATCAGCCTATATTCTGCCGCAGTCGCTAAAGAGGGCCTAG
- a CDS encoding iron ABC transporter permease, giving the protein MYQPALNKGMFGKRPFLGDRSHMGWIALLALAVLLAGTIVASISIGASSVSLGTLGRWLAGAFGGEPAGLSAGDNVILFRIRLPRMVMGGMVGASLAVAGACLQGLFRNPLTDPGIIGISGGAAFGAVLSIVLGGTLLAPLAVLLGSYLLPASAFAGGLAATLILFSIGTQGGQTSVATMLLAGIALAAIAGAGVGFLVYVADDQQLRDLTFWTLGGLGGATWSKLLLSGPFMLISMLAMMVHSRGLNALLLGDHQALHMGVDVQALKRRLVLFIALSVGAAVSVSGIIGFVGIIVPHTLRLIIGPDHRFLLPASGLLGAILLMLTDILARTIDAPAEMPIGIVMSAIGGPFFLWLLLRKRKALSL; this is encoded by the coding sequence ATGTATCAGCCAGCCTTGAATAAAGGGATGTTTGGCAAGCGCCCCTTTCTGGGAGATCGCTCGCATATGGGCTGGATTGCCCTGTTGGCGTTGGCTGTGCTGCTGGCCGGAACCATTGTTGCGTCCATCAGTATCGGCGCCAGTTCGGTGTCGCTTGGCACATTGGGGCGCTGGCTTGCCGGGGCGTTCGGTGGTGAGCCCGCCGGGCTTTCCGCTGGCGACAATGTCATCCTGTTTCGCATCCGGCTGCCGCGTATGGTGATGGGGGGGATGGTCGGCGCTTCTCTTGCCGTGGCCGGTGCCTGTTTGCAGGGGCTGTTTCGCAACCCATTGACCGATCCGGGGATCATCGGCATTTCGGGTGGCGCGGCTTTCGGGGCCGTTCTTTCCATCGTGCTTGGCGGAACGCTTCTGGCTCCACTGGCGGTGCTGCTGGGGAGTTATCTGCTGCCTGCCTCCGCTTTTGCCGGAGGATTGGCTGCCACGCTCATTCTGTTTTCAATCGGTACACAGGGCGGGCAGACCTCGGTGGCGACGATGCTGCTTGCCGGTATCGCGCTGGCGGCGATTGCCGGAGCCGGGGTGGGCTTTTTGGTTTATGTGGCTGATGATCAGCAATTGCGCGATCTCACCTTCTGGACACTGGGTGGACTTGGTGGAGCCACATGGTCCAAGCTGTTGCTGTCCGGGCCATTCATGCTCATCTCGATGCTGGCCATGATGGTCCATTCGCGGGGGCTGAATGCGCTGTTGCTGGGCGATCATCAGGCCTTGCATATGGGAGTTGATGTTCAGGCGCTCAAGCGACGGCTTGTGCTCTTCATTGCCCTTTCTGTCGGGGCTGCGGTTTCGGTATCGGGGATCATCGGTTTTGTCGGGATCATCGTGCCGCATACGCTGCGCTTGATCATCGGGCCGGATCACCGTTTCCTGTTGCCTGCTTCGGGGTTGCTGGGCGCTATCCTTCTGATGCTGACCGACATTCTGGCTCGCACCATTGATGCGCCTGCCGAAATGCCGATCGGTATCGTCATGTCTGCCATTGGCGGGCCGTTTTTCCTGTGGTTGCTGTTGCGAAAGAGAAAGGCTTTGTCGCTATGA
- a CDS encoding ABC transporter substrate-binding protein, giving the protein MRFSSRPSLFGSAFIRSFVSGIALCASIVIFSPQNAAAAGGEAADKAGRVVSIGGALTEIVYALGRQDDLVAVDTTSVYPPEALKDKPNVGYMRALSAEGVLATDPGLILMIEGAGPPDALELLEAAGVPIVTVAEEDSKEGILSKITTVGEALGDAEAANGLAQSVGSAMDRVAEKVGAIKGERKTILFLLSMQGGRLMVGGEETQADAVIRLAGGVNAAAGLSGFKPMSNEAIVSANPDVILMMSGTGMVAPGADEIFSQPALSQTKAAKDKALILMPGMYLLGFGPRTPYALAELTERLYPGSFDESDPLLENMASQSVSEKQ; this is encoded by the coding sequence ATGCGTTTCTCGTCTCGGCCATCCCTGTTTGGTTCCGCTTTCATTCGTTCATTTGTTTCCGGCATTGCCTTATGTGCTTCGATTGTGATCTTCTCCCCGCAGAATGCTGCTGCCGCTGGTGGCGAGGCTGCCGACAAGGCAGGGCGCGTTGTATCCATCGGTGGCGCGCTTACCGAGATTGTCTATGCACTCGGGCGGCAGGATGATCTGGTGGCTGTTGATACCACTTCGGTTTATCCGCCAGAGGCGCTGAAGGACAAACCCAATGTCGGCTATATGCGCGCGCTGTCGGCTGAAGGTGTGCTGGCGACCGATCCGGGATTGATCCTGATGATCGAAGGGGCGGGGCCTCCTGATGCGCTCGAGCTGCTCGAGGCGGCCGGGGTGCCCATCGTCACTGTTGCAGAAGAGGATAGCAAGGAAGGCATCCTCTCCAAGATCACTACGGTTGGCGAAGCGCTTGGTGACGCAGAGGCCGCAAACGGGCTTGCCCAAAGCGTCGGCAGCGCGATGGACAGGGTTGCGGAGAAAGTGGGCGCCATCAAGGGCGAGCGCAAGACGATCCTGTTTCTGCTTTCCATGCAAGGCGGTCGCCTGATGGTTGGTGGAGAAGAGACGCAGGCCGATGCGGTGATCAGGCTGGCCGGTGGCGTCAATGCCGCTGCGGGGCTGAGCGGTTTCAAACCCATGAGCAATGAGGCGATCGTCAGTGCCAATCCGGATGTCATCCTGATGATGAGCGGAACCGGGATGGTCGCGCCGGGAGCTGATGAGATCTTTTCCCAGCCAGCCCTGTCGCAGACAAAAGCTGCCAAGGACAAGGCGCTGATACTGATGCCGGGCATGTATCTGCTTGGCTTTGGCCCGCGCACTCCCTATGCATTGGCAGAACTGACCGAGAGGCTCTATCCGGGCAGTTTTGATGAAAGTGATCCCCTGCTGGAGAATATGGCAAGTCAGTCTGTATCTGAAAAGCAGTGA
- a CDS encoding antibiotic biosynthesis monooxygenase — translation MNSEGTTVYIAMNHFLVKAGYEEIFEGIWRDRDSKLHEFDGFIRFEMLKGNEDEDGYVLYASQAIWTDQSAFKGWLDSRDFKDSHDRPKPRVEYKGHPRFIGFEALDDLAINRAG, via the coding sequence ATGAATTCGGAAGGAACGACCGTGTATATCGCCATGAACCATTTTCTCGTAAAAGCTGGGTATGAAGAAATTTTTGAGGGGATCTGGCGCGATCGCGACAGCAAGCTGCATGAGTTCGACGGCTTCATCCGCTTCGAGATGCTCAAGGGCAACGAGGATGAAGACGGCTATGTGCTCTATGCTTCTCAGGCCATCTGGACAGATCAGAGTGCCTTCAAGGGCTGGCTCGATTCACGGGATTTCAAGGATTCCCATGACAGGCCAAAGCCCAGGGTTGAATATAAGGGCCATCCCCGTTTCATCGGCTTTGAAGCCCTTGATGATCTGGCCATCAACAGAGCGGGCTAA
- a CDS encoding TRAP transporter large permease subunit: protein METFFLFGMVLSLLLLGAPISISLGLSSVVYIYFFSNDSLSSMAQKLFEATEHYTLLAIPFFILSSSFMATGGVAKRIIRFAIAVVGPFPGGLAMAGVFACMLFAALSGSSPATVVAIGTIVIAGMKEVGYPKEYAAGIIANAGTLGILIPPSIVMVVYAAATDVSVGRMFLAGIIPGLLAGVMLMVGIYISAKRKNYPRQPWKGMGEFTSAAMDSSFGLFLIVIILGGIYGGVFTPTEAAAVAAVYAAFIALFVYRDMGPLQGVLWRRPSESLPELVIRNLYLTVTRFPLALIHRDTQKVMTDSAKTTIMLMFIIANALLFAHVLTTERIPQQITDLMIGAGFNWFTFLIAVNVLLLIGGQFMEPSGLLLIVAPVVFPIAIELGVDPIHLGIIMVVNMEIGMITPPIGLNLFVTSGITGMSLVQVVRAALPWVGILMIFLILVTYIPWISTAIPTALMGPEIVTR from the coding sequence ATGGAAACATTTTTTCTGTTTGGCATGGTGCTGAGCCTTCTGCTTCTTGGTGCCCCCATTTCCATTTCACTCGGCCTGTCGAGCGTGGTCTATATCTATTTCTTCTCGAATGACAGCCTGTCGTCGATGGCGCAGAAGCTGTTTGAGGCAACGGAGCATTACACGCTGCTCGCCATTCCCTTTTTCATTTTATCGTCGAGCTTCATGGCGACGGGCGGGGTGGCAAAAAGGATCATCCGCTTTGCCATTGCGGTGGTCGGGCCATTTCCCGGCGGGCTTGCCATGGCTGGCGTTTTTGCCTGCATGCTGTTTGCGGCCCTTTCGGGATCATCTCCGGCAACGGTGGTTGCGATTGGTACCATCGTGATTGCCGGCATGAAGGAGGTTGGCTATCCGAAGGAATATGCTGCCGGCATCATCGCCAATGCCGGAACGCTGGGGATTCTCATTCCGCCATCCATCGTCATGGTGGTCTATGCGGCTGCAACGGATGTGTCGGTCGGGCGTATGTTTCTTGCCGGTATCATTCCCGGGCTGCTTGCCGGTGTGATGCTGATGGTTGGCATTTATATTTCCGCCAAGCGCAAAAATTATCCCCGCCAGCCTTGGAAGGGAATGGGTGAATTCACCTCGGCAGCGATGGATTCCTCCTTCGGGCTATTTCTCATCGTCATCATTCTTGGCGGCATCTATGGCGGTGTTTTCACCCCCACAGAGGCTGCGGCTGTGGCGGCGGTTTACGCGGCTTTCATCGCCCTGTTTGTCTATCGTGACATGGGGCCATTACAGGGGGTGCTTTGGCGGCGGCCCAGCGAGAGCCTGCCGGAACTGGTCATTCGCAACCTCTATCTGACGGTGACCCGCTTTCCGCTGGCGCTCATTCATCGTGATACACAGAAGGTCATGACGGATTCGGCCAAGACGACCATCATGCTGATGTTCATCATCGCCAATGCCCTGCTGTTTGCCCATGTGCTGACGACCGAGCGGATACCGCAGCAGATCACGGATCTGATGATCGGTGCCGGTTTCAACTGGTTCACCTTCCTGATTGCCGTCAATGTGCTGTTGCTGATTGGCGGGCAATTCATGGAACCTTCCGGGCTGCTGCTGATCGTGGCTCCGGTTGTCTTCCCGATTGCCATCGAATTGGGGGTGGATCCCATTCATCTGGGTATCATCATGGTGGTGAATATGGAGATTGGCATGATCACGCCGCCGATCGGGCTCAACCTGTTTGTGACGTCGGGGATTACCGGCATGTCGCTGGTGCAGGTTGTGCGGGCGGCGCTGCCATGGGTCGGCATCCTGATGATCTTCCTGATCCTCGTCACCTATATCCCGTGGATTTCAACGGCGATCCCAACTGCATTGATGGGGCCGGAAATCGTGACGCGCTAG
- a CDS encoding TRAP transporter small permease: MDRISHIITRFEETVIALLMAGMVLLTFSQVIARYVFNTGWQAALEATVLMYAWMILFGMSYGVKIGAHLGVDAIISALPNRIFRILAVLGALTGVVYGLMLFDGAMTYLGKLYKFNIGMQDLRFPDWFANGIAPAIGWEIYDNEVPRWFAFSILPIGLALFALRCAQAAFEIIKGERKMMIASHEAEDLVADNKDAV, translated from the coding sequence ATGGACCGAATTTCTCATATTATCACCCGGTTTGAGGAAACAGTCATTGCGCTTTTGATGGCTGGCATGGTGCTTCTGACCTTCAGTCAGGTGATTGCGCGCTATGTGTTCAATACCGGCTGGCAGGCTGCGCTTGAAGCCACGGTGCTGATGTATGCCTGGATGATCCTGTTTGGCATGTCCTACGGGGTCAAGATTGGTGCGCATCTGGGCGTTGATGCGATCATCTCGGCGCTACCCAACAGGATTTTCCGCATTCTGGCTGTTCTGGGAGCGCTTACCGGCGTCGTCTATGGGCTGATGCTGTTTGACGGTGCCATGACCTATCTGGGCAAATTGTACAAGTTTAATATCGGCATGCAGGATTTGCGCTTTCCGGACTGGTTTGCCAATGGCATCGCCCCGGCGATCGGCTGGGAAATCTATGACAATGAGGTGCCGCGCTGGTTTGCCTTCTCCATTCTGCCGATTGGGCTGGCGCTGTTTGCTTTGCGCTGTGCGCAGGCCGCCTTCGAGATCATCAAGGGCGAGCGCAAGATGATGATCGCCAGCCATGAGGCTGAAGATCTGGTCGCCGACAACAAAGACGCCGTCTAG
- a CDS encoding TRAP transporter substrate-binding protein, whose product MKKMLLAAAAATLTFAAAPAYANCDEGEVVIKFSHVTAATGHPKGEAASLLAERVNEEMNGKACMEVFPNSQLFNDDKVLEALLLGDVQMAAPSLAKFERFTKKFRLFDLPFLFDDIDAVDRFQTSEKGQELLDSMQRKGLQGLGYWHNGIKHFSANKPLVKPEDAAGLKFRVQTSEVAVAMIEALKANPQKLAFAEVYGALQTGVVDGQENSWSNIYTKKFFEVQDGITETNHQVLDYLVVTSVEWWDGLDAEIREPLKAILDDVTQTRNALSTEINNQNRAKILEAGGVIRELSAEQRKAWVDVMKPVWDQFQEDIGQDLIDAALASNN is encoded by the coding sequence ATGAAGAAAATGCTTCTGGCTGCCGCTGCTGCAACGCTGACCTTTGCTGCCGCTCCTGCTTATGCAAATTGCGATGAAGGCGAGGTGGTGATCAAGTTCAGTCACGTGACCGCAGCCACCGGCCATCCGAAGGGAGAAGCGGCGAGCCTGCTGGCCGAGCGCGTCAATGAAGAGATGAATGGCAAGGCCTGCATGGAGGTCTTCCCCAATTCGCAGCTCTTCAATGATGACAAGGTGCTTGAAGCGCTGCTGCTCGGCGATGTCCAGATGGCGGCGCCATCGCTGGCCAAGTTCGAGCGCTTCACCAAGAAATTCCGCCTGTTCGACCTGCCGTTCCTGTTTGATGATATTGATGCAGTGGATCGCTTCCAGACCTCGGAGAAAGGGCAGGAACTGCTCGATTCCATGCAGCGCAAAGGCCTTCAGGGACTGGGTTACTGGCATAATGGCATCAAGCATTTTTCGGCCAACAAGCCTTTGGTCAAGCCGGAAGATGCGGCGGGTCTGAAGTTCCGCGTGCAGACATCCGAGGTTGCTGTGGCGATGATTGAGGCACTGAAAGCCAATCCGCAGAAGCTCGCCTTCGCCGAAGTCTATGGTGCGCTGCAGACCGGGGTTGTCGACGGGCAGGAGAATAGCTGGTCGAATATCTATACCAAGAAATTCTTCGAGGTTCAGGATGGTATCACCGAGACCAACCATCAGGTTCTGGACTATCTGGTGGTCACATCCGTGGAATGGTGGGATGGCCTCGATGCGGAGATCCGCGAGCCGCTCAAGGCCATTCTGGATGACGTGACCCAGACGCGCAACGCCCTGTCTACCGAGATCAACAATCAGAACCGCGCCAAGATTCTGGAAGCGGGTGGCGTGATCCGCGAGTTGAGCGCCGAGCAGCGCAAGGCCTGGGTCGATGTGATGAAACCGGTCTGGGATCAGTTCCAGGAAGATATCGGGCAAGACCTGATTGACGCTGCACTGGCATCCAACAACTAG
- a CDS encoding sigma-54 dependent transcriptional regulator — MTTQTRILLAEDEEDVRFALAQGLELAGHEVIPFDNASDVREFISRHFEGILISDVRLGADDGMSLMRQVQELDDALPVILITGHGDVPLAVEAMRRGAYDFIEKPFPVSQLVSIASRALEKRRLVLENRALRQELAEESALEGRLVGQSPAMQRLRAEILALADTNADILIKGETGAGKEMVARALHEEGRRADKPFVALNCGGLPAEIIESELFGHIQGAFTGASAKRIGKLEHANGGTVFLDEIETMPLDLQVKLLRVIEERLVEPLGTNKQIPLDIRFIAATKTDLEQAGREGRFRSDLYYRLNVVTLEIPPLRERKADIPDLFNFLARGARSRYRKDIPELTSALMDRLMQYDWPGNVRELRNAADRFVLGLSLGLNDRHEEAKGDASRSLADRVGAYERRLIVEALAANNGSRTETADALGVGRKTLYEKMKKYDIE; from the coding sequence ATGACCACACAAACCAGAATATTGTTGGCCGAGGATGAGGAAGATGTCCGCTTCGCTCTGGCACAGGGGCTGGAACTGGCCGGCCATGAGGTGATCCCCTTCGATAATGCTTCCGATGTACGCGAATTCATCTCGCGCCATTTCGAAGGCATCCTGATTTCGGATGTCCGTTTGGGGGCAGATGATGGCATGTCGCTGATGCGTCAGGTGCAGGAACTGGATGATGCGCTGCCGGTGATCCTGATCACGGGCCATGGCGATGTGCCGCTGGCGGTCGAGGCGATGCGGCGCGGTGCCTATGATTTCATTGAAAAGCCTTTTCCGGTTTCGCAATTGGTGAGCATCGCATCAAGGGCACTGGAGAAAAGGCGGCTGGTGCTTGAGAATCGTGCCTTGCGGCAGGAACTGGCCGAGGAAAGCGCGCTGGAAGGGCGGCTGGTTGGGCAGTCTCCCGCCATGCAGCGGCTGCGGGCCGAAATTCTGGCTCTGGCCGATACCAATGCCGATATCCTGATCAAGGGGGAGACAGGCGCGGGCAAGGAAATGGTGGCGCGGGCTCTGCATGAAGAAGGTCGGCGGGCGGACAAGCCCTTTGTGGCGCTCAATTGCGGCGGGCTGCCTGCCGAAATCATCGAGTCGGAGTTGTTCGGCCATATTCAGGGGGCCTTTACCGGAGCGTCAGCCAAGCGCATCGGTAAGCTGGAACATGCCAATGGCGGCACGGTCTTTCTCGATGAAATCGAGACAATGCCGCTTGATCTTCAGGTCAAGCTTTTGCGCGTGATCGAGGAAAGGCTGGTGGAACCATTGGGAACCAACAAGCAGATTCCGCTCGACATCCGCTTCATTGCCGCAACGAAAACGGATCTGGAACAGGCGGGGCGGGAGGGGCGCTTCCGGTCAGATCTTTACTATCGGCTGAATGTGGTCACGCTGGAGATTCCTCCCTTGCGAGAACGCAAGGCGGACATTCCCGATCTGTTCAATTTTCTGGCGCGTGGGGCCCGCTCCCGCTATCGCAAGGATATTCCCGAGCTGACCAGCGCATTGATGGATCGCCTCATGCAGTATGACTGGCCGGGCAATGTCAGGGAATTGCGCAATGCGGCCGATCGCTTTGTTCTTGGCCTGTCGCTCGGCCTCAATGACCGGCACGAAGAGGCGAAGGGAGATGCAAGTCGCAGCCTTGCCGATCGCGTCGGGGCCTATGAAAGGCGGCTGATCGTCGAGGCACTGGCTGCCAATAATGGCAGCCGCACCGAAACTGCCGACGCTCTGGGGGTTGGTCGCAAGACGCTTTACGAGAAAATGAAGAAATATGACATCGAGTGA